In one Bacillus sp. PK3_68 genomic region, the following are encoded:
- a CDS encoding ATP-binding protein, producing the protein MITMFRKSIRKQFLATMVAMLFLLIIGAGVAYFAGERLAGNYMEKRKEMNTKVQAIRFLENSFKNTVFSMRGYIAFKDEKELQQAYDNSRELQRAIREFQPLASSLEEKKLVRELAEFRRIYMYELVPKAAAFVKSSDYESVQRLSASGATDRIMFFINEIEAEKAGLNRRIDTQYKQFLEQTKTLNIFLAGYFIFVFIITSGAVWLLSRRIGQPLQELTVAAEKLAAGREVHIRQIKRTDELGVLSASFVHMARTIQEREHELTAHNEELVMQQEELEKMLIETERMKNQLLEVDQLKSELVSTVSHELRTPLASILGFTELMLNRSLKEEKQKKYLTTIHQEAVRLTSLINDFLDLQRMESGSFVCSFAKVDPRLLIEQVIEAVNQTTDRHHFQLIDQRSQKWLNGDRERLIQVFTNLISNAVKFSPEGGTIVVRLTNDEQKMLIEIKDEGLGIPAADIPHLFKKFHRIDNSDRRKIGGTGLGLAICKEIVEAHEGSIAVSSEYGKGSVFSILLPLHLQEGEKQLDRPI; encoded by the coding sequence ATGATTACAATGTTTCGCAAAAGTATTCGCAAACAATTTCTAGCCACCATGGTTGCCATGCTATTTCTTTTAATAATCGGGGCAGGTGTCGCCTATTTTGCTGGAGAACGATTAGCAGGTAATTATATGGAAAAGCGGAAAGAAATGAATACAAAGGTGCAAGCCATCCGCTTTCTTGAGAATAGCTTTAAAAACACAGTATTTTCAATGCGCGGCTATATTGCTTTTAAAGATGAAAAAGAGCTTCAACAAGCCTACGACAATTCACGGGAGCTTCAACGGGCGATCCGTGAGTTTCAACCGCTTGCTTCTTCTCTAGAGGAGAAGAAGCTTGTCAGGGAGCTGGCTGAATTTCGCCGGATCTATATGTATGAGCTTGTTCCTAAGGCTGCGGCTTTTGTAAAATCTAGTGATTATGAAAGCGTGCAACGATTATCAGCTTCAGGAGCAACGGATAGGATTATGTTCTTCATTAATGAAATTGAAGCTGAGAAAGCTGGGTTAAATCGAAGAATTGATACTCAATATAAGCAATTTTTAGAGCAAACGAAGACGCTTAATATTTTTCTTGCGGGATATTTTATATTTGTTTTTATAATCACAAGCGGAGCGGTCTGGCTGCTTTCCAGAAGAATCGGGCAACCCCTTCAAGAGCTGACAGTCGCTGCAGAAAAGTTAGCGGCTGGACGTGAAGTGCATATTCGACAGATCAAAAGGACAGACGAGTTAGGGGTTCTCTCAGCTTCATTTGTCCATATGGCTAGAACAATACAGGAAAGAGAACATGAATTGACTGCCCATAACGAAGAGCTGGTCATGCAACAGGAAGAATTAGAAAAAATGCTCATAGAAACCGAAAGGATGAAAAATCAACTGCTAGAAGTTGATCAGCTGAAGTCTGAGCTTGTCAGTACGGTGAGTCATGAATTAAGAACGCCGCTTGCCAGTATTCTCGGCTTCACAGAATTAATGCTGAACCGTTCCCTGAAGGAAGAAAAACAGAAGAAATATTTAACCACTATTCATCAAGAGGCAGTGCGTCTGACAAGCTTGATTAATGATTTTTTAGACTTGCAGCGGATGGAGTCAGGCTCTTTCGTCTGTTCGTTTGCGAAGGTGGACCCTAGACTTTTAATTGAGCAAGTTATAGAAGCGGTCAATCAAACGACGGATCGTCATCATTTTCAATTAATTGACCAGCGCTCTCAGAAATGGCTGAATGGTGATCGAGAAAGACTGATTCAAGTGTTTACGAATTTAATCAGCAACGCGGTTAAGTTTTCTCCAGAAGGCGGCACGATCGTTGTTCGTCTAACGAATGATGAGCAAAAAATGTTAATAGAAATAAAAGATGAAGGGCTGGGCATACCGGCTGCCGATATCCCACATTTATTTAAAAAGTTTCATCGCATTGACAATTCAGATCGTAGAAAAATTGGTGGTACAGGTTTAGGTCTAGCTATTTGCAAAGAAATAGTAGAGGCTCATGAGGGGTCCATTGCGGTTTCATCAGAATACGGAAAGGGGAGTGTTTTCTCTATTCTTCTTCCGCTTCATCTTCAAGAAGGAGAAAAACAACTAGATCGGCCCATATAA
- a CDS encoding M20 family metallopeptidase produces MLEEIHRELEKHFEETVKVRRYLHQHPELSFEEEETPKLIARLLTEMGIEVKTKVGGRGVIGTIYGGKPGKTVALRADFDALPIQDLKEVPYRSTVPGKMHACGHDAHTATLLSVANALQKKRESLQGKVVLIHQFAEELVPGGAKEMIKDGCLDDVDAIFGTHLWSTIPVGQAAFQPQAIMAAADHFEVEIIGKGGHGGLPHETVDPIVLGMNWVQLIQQIISRNVSPLDSAVISVGVFHGGDAFNIIPEKVTIKGTVRTFRSDVQQLIEQRMETLLHSLCEGAGASYQYQYIKGYPPVINHADETAFVRSCAEDILGSSNCYVAEPLMVGEDFSYYLQRVPGTFFLTGAGNPEKNAVYPHHHPMFDIDEQAMLYAGKILASAAWKFLNEKV; encoded by the coding sequence GTGTTAGAAGAAATTCATAGGGAGTTGGAGAAGCACTTTGAAGAAACAGTGAAAGTAAGAAGATACCTGCATCAGCACCCGGAGCTGTCATTTGAAGAAGAAGAAACCCCAAAGCTGATTGCCCGCTTGCTAACAGAAATGGGCATAGAGGTAAAAACAAAGGTTGGCGGCCGTGGAGTAATAGGTACCATTTATGGGGGGAAACCGGGAAAAACAGTTGCGCTACGAGCTGACTTTGATGCCTTGCCGATTCAGGATTTAAAGGAAGTTCCTTATCGTTCAACGGTTCCTGGGAAAATGCATGCCTGTGGACATGATGCTCATACGGCTACACTATTATCTGTTGCAAATGCATTGCAGAAAAAGCGGGAGAGTCTGCAAGGAAAGGTAGTGCTTATTCATCAATTTGCCGAGGAGCTTGTGCCAGGCGGAGCAAAAGAAATGATTAAGGATGGCTGTCTGGATGATGTAGATGCCATTTTCGGCACACATTTATGGTCGACCATTCCTGTGGGTCAGGCTGCTTTTCAGCCGCAGGCGATCATGGCAGCAGCCGATCACTTTGAAGTGGAGATTATTGGCAAAGGTGGACATGGTGGATTGCCTCATGAAACAGTCGATCCCATTGTACTTGGCATGAACTGGGTTCAGCTCATCCAGCAAATTATTAGCCGCAATGTCAGCCCGCTTGATTCAGCTGTTATTTCTGTGGGGGTCTTCCACGGTGGCGATGCTTTTAACATTATTCCGGAAAAAGTGACGATTAAAGGCACAGTGAGAACTTTTCGATCGGATGTTCAGCAATTGATTGAGCAAAGAATGGAAACGTTGTTGCATTCGCTATGCGAAGGAGCCGGAGCTTCTTACCAGTATCAATATATAAAAGGGTACCCGCCCGTCATTAATCACGCAGACGAAACAGCTTTCGTCCGTTCGTGTGCTGAAGACATTCTCGGCAGCAGCAACTGCTATGTGGCAGAGCCATTGATGGTAGGAGAGGATTTCTCTTATTATTTACAGCGCGTTCCGGGTACTTTCTTTTTAACTGGAGCGGGTAATCCTGAGAAGAATGCTGTGTATCCCCATCACCATCCAATGTTTGATATTGATGAGCAGGCTATGCTGTATGCAGGAAAGATTCTTGCTTCGGCTGCATGGAAATTTTTGAATGAGAAAGTTTGA
- a CDS encoding response regulator has protein sequence MRILIADDEEVLRMLIVDTLEEEGHALTEAADGQEAIECFEKEVFDLLLVDYMMPRMTGIEVIRKVRETSAVNIVMLTAKTQQKDLEEAKEAGANFFLPKPFSPLKLIELIEELEKE, from the coding sequence ATGAGAATATTGATTGCCGACGATGAAGAAGTGTTAAGAATGTTAATCGTTGATACATTAGAAGAAGAGGGTCACGCGCTTACAGAAGCCGCTGATGGACAGGAGGCGATCGAGTGCTTTGAAAAGGAAGTATTTGATCTGTTGCTCGTTGACTACATGATGCCAAGGATGACAGGAATTGAAGTGATTCGAAAGGTAAGAGAGACAAGCGCTGTTAACATTGTTATGTTAACAGCAAAAACACAGCAAAAAGACTTGGAAGAAGCAAAGGAAGCGGGAGCAAATTTCTTTCTGCCAAAACCGTTTAGCCCGCTAAAGTTGATTGAGCTAATCGAGGAGTTGGAGAAAGAATAA